The DNA window CAAGAAAAACGGCAGTGCCGCTTTACAATGTAATCGAGGCAGCGAAAAAAAGGAAAAGTATAGAAGTAATGGCTGAATTAAAGAGCTTTTTTGAAATCGCTGCAGAGAACATCGCAGAAAACGGCGCGGATCTGATAAAAGACAATACGGTGGTAATGACGCACTGCCATTCTTCAGAAGCCATTTTTGTGATGAAAGTCGCAAAAAATCGAGGAATTCATTTCAATGTCATTGTCACTGAAACCCGGCCAAAGATGCAAGGCGTCAGAACCGCGCAGGATTTGCGCGCTGCAAAAATCCCGGTGGATTATATTATCGATTCTGCCGCAGGATTGTATATGAAGTACGCAGGAATTTTTCTTGTCGGATGCGACTCGATAAGGCCTGAAGGAATCTACAACAAGATAGGCACGTACTTGATGGCAGTTTGCGCGCAAAAACACAAGGTTCCGGTTTATTTTGTCGGCGATTCGCTAAAGATTGACAGGCGAACGTCTATAGAACTCGAGATGCGCGATGTAAATGAAATAGCCAGATCCCGGGAGTTGAAAGGCGCGAAAATTCTGAACCCTGCGTTTGACTGTACGCCATGGAAGCTCATTTCAGGAGTTGTGACTGAAAAAGGAATATTTGCGAGCTGGAAAGAGCTGAATAA is part of the Nanoarchaeota archaeon genome and encodes:
- a CDS encoding translation initiation factor eIF-2B; this encodes MDKLVAKTVQDIKSLKIQGARNIALAALDALIHVAKKHGFEKEFFTATDALSNSRKTAVPLYNVIEAAKKRKSIEVMAELKSFFEIAAENIAENGADLIKDNTVVMTHCHSSEAIFVMKVAKNRGIHFNVIVTETRPKMQGVRTAQDLRAAKIPVDYIIDSAAGLYMKYAGIFLVGCDSIRPEGIYNKIGTYLMAVCAQKHKVPVYFVGDSLKIDRRTSIELEMRDVNEIARSRELKGAKILNPAFDCTPWKLISGVVTEKGIFASWKELNK